From the genome of Alicyclobacillus sp. SO9:
GCTTTTGCCGATTTGTGGGTTTGGGCAATTATTCTTGTGAGTGAAATTATGTTTCGAAAACGTACAGAGTTCCAGTTCCAAGGGACTGGACTTCGTTTTGCCATGCCGTTCTGGCCGCTGACTCCAATTCTCGGTTTTGTCCTCATCGTTGTGGCATTTACAGCCATCGTTGTTTCTCCGCTAACGCGGATCTCCGTCTTTTCAGGAGTCGTGTTCCTTGGCGTGTTATGGATATACTACTGGGCTGCAGTAAAGAAGCATTCAACCGCAGCCAGATAGCTTGGTTACACTTTGCAACAGCAGTATACATTTTTGATGTCTCGGGTCTACCAAGGCCCTTACTTAGTCCGTGTGTTTGGCATTGGTTTCATATATTCTCGGGCTCGGCCGATAAGTATCAATTCCGATGTCTCGCTTCTGCACACCTGACGGGGTGGAAAGCTCAACCCAGGTGTCTACCTTAACGCCGGATTGTCCAGGAAACAGAAGTTTGGTCGTTCCTGCTGGCAGTTTGGGATTGTTTCGCACCTTTGTTGGATACGGATAGACTTTGAGTGTCTTATGGCGCACCGTGATTCTCTGTGGCTCGTGAGCACCCCAGACAGCTACTGTCAGCCATTTCTTTTCTGCATCGGTTTTGGCAGTTATCAATACTGGTTTCTTGTCCGTATTTTTAAATCGAAAATTAAGGTACGTGGATGCAACAGTGGCATCCTCACCAGGCGGCAGGTAAGGTACAGTCAGGGAGTGTTGATGGCGTTCGACAATTTGTAGATTTGTACGCAGCAAGGCAGAGTACAAAGTGCTCGCTCCCTGGCAGACACCGCCGCCCATGGAAGGGACAATTTTGTCTCCTTGAAATGCGCGCCCCCAGTGAAATCCATTCTGTGCAGTGTACGGGCCGACAGTCTTGTAATACGAGAACACTTGACCAGGCTTCACAAGGGTGTTGTTCAATCTCTTTGCCAGTAGGTCCATGTTCTTCGCTTGTGAGTCACTGGCGTGATAATAGTTCGTGGTTCTCTGACTCAGCAAATAGGACAGCCCATGCTTTTTAGCATCCTCTTTACCAAAGGGAGGTACTGTCGGCGACAGCGGAGCAGGAACTTCTGACCCCTTAGCAGTTTTTGGCTCGATTAACCTGACCGGATGAGCCGGAGCGCCGCCTCTGTGCGGGGTGTGTTCGGCCATGGCACTTGGTGTAACAAGATATATGCTCGCCAAAGCACCCAGTTGTAATTTTTTAGTCCAATTCATAGTCACGACTCCCTCGAAATTGCTTTTTGTCCAATCTTCCCCTGATACATCCGAAGATATGTGCAAAAATACGTTTTGGGGACATGCTGCCGGAGGGTCTTTGCATAGACTTGCCTAGGTGATGTTTCTAATGGAAGACTTTATTGTCCTTGTTTCCGTACTTATGATTGTTCGTATTGCGCTGCTGAGCACAGAGCGTGTAGCTTTTCACGGACTAGGTCGCGGCTCCTACAGTGCTTTTGCCACGATGGGCATTGCGTTTTGGGGTGCGAGTCTCGTGTTGTGGGGAGTGGCTCTTGAGGAGCAACAGGCAGTGTGGATTGGTGACACCGTGTGGATTGGATTGATTTACGCATTTGCTTTTGGGTTGTACACGGCTGCTCTGACGAAAGGGTCCGTAGGCGGTGTAAGTGCGTGGACAAACTTGACCATTGTGCTACTATGGATCATTCACCCGACAGGTGGGTGGATATCCATACTTGGTATTTTCATCTTTACCACTGGAGCACTTTGGCTTGCAGGAAAACGCATCACAACAAGTGTTCTGCTGATTGTGTGCAGTGACATCATGTTTGTGGCTGCCCGTCTATTGGATGCTTCGCATACACATTTGCCGTCGTTTTCCTATGCTGCCAGTCTATTCACATCGATTAGTTTGTGGATGACAATCGGCATTGTGCTCAATTCACGGGTTCCCGAGACACTGCGATTATTTTGGGCTCGGCCCGGCTGGAGCCTCGCGTCCGCGGCTACAAACGCTGGTGCATATTTAAGTTTGTTCTTGTTGCTGCACTGGCTTCCGCCGGCATTGGTTGAAGCAGTATCGGCATTTGCTGCTTTTGTCGCTACACTGGTGGGTGTTGTGTTCTTTCAAGAGCAAAATGCCAAGCTCAAACTCACTGCATCGTTCACTATGACAATTGGCGTCATGATACTGCTCATTGACCATTACCACTCTATACAGCAGGTGTTATTTTAACTCTATTCGTGTGAAATGCGTGACGAAGTGCCGTTTTTCAATTTGTTCAATCGAATGTTCAAAACCGCGTTTTGCCAAGACGCGGAACAAGGGTGATGGTTTAAAAGTCGTATGCAAATTCAGTTGGTCACCAATCGGCACTTTGTCGGCTTCAGCGAGAATTGTCTTTAAGGGATTTCCCTTGGCACTTAAAATCGCACGGACATCCAAGTCAATCATAGCGGGCAGCTCCTTCCGAGTAGTTTCGTCAGCACAGACTCTCTTAGCTAAGACTGGTTCCAACAGGAGTCTTCTGGACGCAGCCTCCAGTGTGTTTGCTTCACTTGCCTGTTTGCTAAAGACTCTAGCAATGTCTGGCTTTCGTCTCTCCCAAACTCTTCCTCATACCTCGTCAAAATGGCATCAAGTGCAGACTGAAACAGGTCCCTGCGAGTGGACGAATCGCGGGCAGTCACTGAAATTGTGGCCTTCTCAGTCCCAAGCAAGAAGTGTTCTCTTACGCGCATTCCCCTGTCTCCTCCCGTTGTCGCTTGAGGAATCCTCGCGGCGAAGTTTTATGTAAGAAGATTTTACTTCGCAAATGCTGAGACCGCCATGATGTAGATCACATTTTGCGGCAAAGCCGCCGTTCAGATTGGCAGGTGGTGCAGTGGTCCACTTCTGCAGTAAGATAGAGGAAGATGAAACCCGGGGGTGGCATATTGCTTTTTATTGATAACCACAATGATACGGATCCAACCATCAACTTAGCGATTGAGGAGTATGCAGTTAAGCATTTGGACATTGATGAGACTTATCTTCTGTTTTACATTAATGAGCCAGCCATCATCATTGGCAAGAATCAAAATACGTTCGAAGAAATCAACACAGAGTACGTGCGCGAACACGGCATCCATGTGGTTCGCAGAATTTCAGGCGGCGGGGCGGTATACCATGACTTGGGTAATCTGAGTTTCAGTTTCATAACCAGAAACGACGGGAATGCATTTTCAAACTTTAGACGCTTTACAGAACCCGTAGTGGACGCTCTGCATCAACTCGGTATTAATGCAGAACTAACCGGCCGTAATGATATTCAAGTAGGAGAAAAAAAGATTTCGGGAAATGCCCAATTTGCTACAAAGGGCCGTATGTTCAGTCACGGTACACTCATGTTTGATGTTGATCTAAATGAAGTGGTGAACGCATTGCAGGTGCGGGCTGACAAAATCGAGTCGAAAGGTATCAAGTCTGTTCGCAGTCGTGTAGCGAATATCCGTGAATTTTTAACCGAGGACATGACTATCCATGAATTTAGGGATAAATTGTTAGCTTATATCTTTCAGGGGAAATCTGTGCCGCAGTACCATTTGAATGAAGAAGACTGGTCGGGCATTCGAGAATTGTCAAAGCAAAAGTACCGAAGTTGGGAATGGAATTTTGGAAAGTCTCCTGCGTTTAATGTACAGCGTTCACACCGGTTTCCGATTGGGTCCATTGACGTCAGGTTAAATGTCAAAGACGGTCTTATCGAGAACTGTGCAATCTATGGGGATTTCTTTGGCGTTGAAGATGTAGCTGATATTCAAGAACGATTTTTAGGACGCCGGGTGCAACATAGCGATTTACAGGAAGCCATTGCAGACCTGGACCTAAAGCAGTATTTTGGTAATGTGACAAAGGAAGAGTTTTTGTCGTTGTTTGAATAGAAATCAGAAATCACCAAGGAGAATGTAGGTATGGCAGAAGAAAAACGTACGACAAAAGACGGAGATTACGAAACAGCTACATTCGCTGGAGGCTGTTTCTGGTGTATGGTAAAGCCTTTTGACCAGTGGCCAGGAATTGAGAAGGTGGTCTCGGGTTATACGGGCGGTACGACTGCAAATCCGACTTACGAAGAGGTTTGTTCTGGCTCTACCGGGCATGTGGAAGCGGTACAAATCACGTTTGATTCCAGTGTCTTCAGTTATGAAGAACTGCTTGACGTGTTCTGGAGGCAGATTGACCCTACTGATGCGGGAGGGCAATTCTGTGACAGGGGAGAGTCATACCGGACGGCTATCTTTTATCACACGGAAGAACAGAGAACCTTGGCGGAGAAGTCAAAAGCCAATCTGGATGCGAGCGGGCGGTTCGACAAACCCGTGGTGACGCCTATTCTAGAAGCACAAGCGTTTTATCCCGCCGAGGCCTACCACCAGGATTTCTATAGGAAAAATCCGGCGCACTACACAGGGTACAGAAAAGCCTCTGGGCGCGACGAGTTCCTGAAGGAATACTGGCAAGGAAAGTAACGGCGTCAGGCTGTCACAAGGCGCGTCTGAAGTTGGAAGCGGTGCCACCTCCCTTCGAGGAGACGGCACCGTTTTTCTGTGGCTGCTATCGATGAAGTATCGTTCTGCCGCTTGAAACCTTTCCTGTTTGAGTTTTTATGCGCCGTTTTGAACGAATTCTGGAGACAACAGCCAGTGTTCCGAGTGACAATGCAATCAGTGTCCAGAGAAAATCGATAGAGTCTTGAAACGCGACTGCAATGAACGAAATGACGAGCGCCGCCAAGACATAAATTACAGCCGACAGAATCGGACGAATGAACAGTGCGACACCTGCGATGAAGCACAGTCCCGCAAATACGAGCCCTCCACCGCCGTCTCCTTCAAGTTGCGGAATGTGATACAGTGCACCAGTGCTGGCAATCAAATATGATTGCCATACCGTATAGGCGACAAA
Proteins encoded in this window:
- a CDS encoding VanW family protein; this encodes MNWTKKLQLGALASIYLVTPSAMAEHTPHRGGAPAHPVRLIEPKTAKGSEVPAPLSPTVPPFGKEDAKKHGLSYLLSQRTTNYYHASDSQAKNMDLLAKRLNNTLVKPGQVFSYYKTVGPYTAQNGFHWGRAFQGDKIVPSMGGGVCQGASTLYSALLRTNLQIVERHQHSLTVPYLPPGEDATVASTYLNFRFKNTDKKPVLITAKTDAEKKWLTVAVWGAHEPQRITVRHKTLKVYPYPTKVRNNPKLPAGTTKLLFPGQSGVKVDTWVELSTPSGVQKRDIGIDTYRPSPRIYETNAKHTD
- a CDS encoding DUF2249 domain-containing protein — translated: MIDLDVRAILSAKGNPLKTILAEADKVPIGDQLNLHTTFKPSPLFRVLAKRGFEHSIEQIEKRHFVTHFTRIELK
- a CDS encoding lipoate--protein ligase; protein product: MLFIDNHNDTDPTINLAIEEYAVKHLDIDETYLLFYINEPAIIIGKNQNTFEEINTEYVREHGIHVVRRISGGGAVYHDLGNLSFSFITRNDGNAFSNFRRFTEPVVDALHQLGINAELTGRNDIQVGEKKISGNAQFATKGRMFSHGTLMFDVDLNEVVNALQVRADKIESKGIKSVRSRVANIREFLTEDMTIHEFRDKLLAYIFQGKSVPQYHLNEEDWSGIRELSKQKYRSWEWNFGKSPAFNVQRSHRFPIGSIDVRLNVKDGLIENCAIYGDFFGVEDVADIQERFLGRRVQHSDLQEAIADLDLKQYFGNVTKEEFLSLFE
- the msrA gene encoding peptide-methionine (S)-S-oxide reductase MsrA, with amino-acid sequence MAEEKRTTKDGDYETATFAGGCFWCMVKPFDQWPGIEKVVSGYTGGTTANPTYEEVCSGSTGHVEAVQITFDSSVFSYEELLDVFWRQIDPTDAGGQFCDRGESYRTAIFYHTEEQRTLAEKSKANLDASGRFDKPVVTPILEAQAFYPAEAYHQDFYRKNPAHYTGYRKASGRDEFLKEYWQGK